From the Rhea pennata isolate bPtePen1 chromosome 1, bPtePen1.pri, whole genome shotgun sequence genome, the window CCAGCTCTTGGACAGCTTCCCAAGACTGTGCTCTCAATTTGGTAAGAATATTTCAGAATGCAAAGAGAAATTCTGGCCCAGATTGTTAGATAATGAGTTAATGGtactgaaatattatttgcaaGGTAAAATACTGAGAATGTTCAGTCAATTCCTGTCtcttattttccaaatgaaaattaaCTTCAGACTTGGTACTTGCCTGCCTTTAAACATTTGAATTCTGAGAGAGTTTACGTgaggaagttaaaaaaatctccaaCTTCAGGAATGGTAAGATAAGAAGAAATAAGTATGTCCCAGGAATGGTACAGTTTTAGGTGATTCTGTAGTGGCCCAGAGGTGAGGCTAGGTGATTTTTTGGAGTCCCATTTTTTTGATCCTGTTTTTAATTACTATATACATTCAGAACTTACGATTTCTGGAGAACCATAATAAAAACTGGAATTTTAAATGTAGCACTTGTAAATATTCCATTGCTATATTTACCTTCTGAAGTAAATATAGCGGAATTATTTGGTATCTAAACTTTATCTCTTGAATATACACTTCCACCTCACAATTGATACAGAGTTGTTATTCTTGACACTGAATTTCCTTCAATATTCCTTTGTCCAAGtcagcaagaaaataattagaaaaaaggaaataaaatgcttatgTTCATGTCTCAGTGATCAGTGTATAGCAAGCAATGCACAAGGGATCTAGCTTGAAGTTACTGGAGAACTATAAAAATTCTGACTGGGATTACATGAAGTTCAAATGAAGCTTATAAGcgaaactgtgtgtgtgtgtatgtatgtatacataaatTATTATTCTGATTACTGAGTAGCTATAACAGTCTTGACTACTCTGTGTAAAAACTATTAAGAAGTCTGATAAAATTATCAGTTTAGAGACTGATATCGTGTAACACAATGAATGCCTTTTGACTTGTCGATTATGGACAGATTTaaaatctgacatttttctaacttttccGAGTTTCTGAATTTGTGTTTCAACACAGCTTGTGTATAATTGCTTTAGTTCTTTAAAAGACAGCTGTTCACTGGGTACTGAAGGGTTTAATTTCACTGAACAGATCCTTCACGCTTTAATAGAAGGTGATGATGATCATAGGTTGTCACCCACTGTGGGCTTGTGCTACTCTGTAGCTATGGCATGTTTACTTTCTGATGGCAGAGGAATGATGGCGCTCGAGAATCTCTGCAGCCATATGtgaaaaaagattattttactCTCAACTCCCTTGTTCCATCTTCCCCAACCCAGTCCTATCTCATTGCTGCTTTTGGCTTCTGGCCCAGTTACTTCCAATCTATTCCTGCCGTTCTGGCGTGCCCTCCTTGTGCTCCTGCCCCCTGTCTCATCTTTTTTGCTGTGCTCTTCCAGTCTGGCTTTTCTCACTTCTTGTCCCAGCCAGCCTTGTATTTCTCATGTTTTGTCTCCTCCATAGTGGAGACTTCCTGTACCTGCCTCCATCTGAAATGTACTTAAATCTCACACCTTATTTTcctaacatttctgttttcctaataGAGTGGAGCTGACAGCATTTCCCTGCTAACATGCTTTTATCTTTCTGTACTGTAGAAGAAACAGACCAGAGAGGGGAGTACAAGTGACTGCATTTGACAATACTGTCTGTTAGATAAACACTGTTATCTCTACTTTTCAAATACTCTGTAGATGTTGCTTAAATTTAAAGaagtgtaattttaaaattatgtttttatttatatatgacACACTTGTTTCTGGGCATGGCTAtaatagcagcagcagtagaAAAATGTGGTTAAAAAGAGTAAAGGTTGGTGTGAGTTGCAAAGCAGTCTCTCCAATCAATAACCTGTCTTTGAATGGCAGCCAGGCTCACTCACTCATGTGCATAtgtgctttctctctcctgtacACATGTGCTTGCTCTCACTCAGTCGTGCtctcccttcatttttttccctagttttaCCATCTCGGATAGCACTGAGTCATCATACAGATGTGTCTTGTAGTGGTTCACTGCATGCTGATAATAAATTTTGTACATATATAGCTACTTGGAATGCCTTCTGGCATCTGACTTCTACCCTGGGAAGCAGCATTTAGGAAAACAATTTGAAGTACCTAACATGAGACTATTACAAGAGAGTAGACCTTCAAGTTAAATGAAGATGtaaggaagagagagcaaacaAAAATGGGAGCTGTAGTAACTGGGCAGTtaataggagagaaaaaagcgTCCTTTAGGCTATTGGTTTTTATGCATATGATATACAAGCTTGAACCTTCTTCCATCAGAGCTGTAGAAAGATAAGagatgtgtttttcatttttcaaacacaACTTTATAAATATAGTTCTTATATTTCCAAGCATCTGCTGTTTTAAACTGATCTATCTCTTTTAGATAACAAAACGGACAGCAAGATTGGTTGCTGAGTGGCAGTGTGTTGGTTTTTGCCATGGCGTGCTGAATACAGATAATATGAGCATAGTTGGACTAACTATTGACTATGGCCCTTTTGGATTTATGGACAGGTCAGTGTGGCATACTTGAAATGTGTGTACGTATTTGCTGTGTAGAACAGTCTTGACACAGTTCATTaatgcaataatatttttaactctCTAGTGGATTTATAAACTATCTATAGTAAAGCAGATTAAGTTAGTCCTAGTTGTTCTATATTCTTCTGTTCAACCTCTCTATATACAACTGTATTGCTGACATCTCTACTATGAGACTGGTTTTGTTTGTAGCATGTGGGTTTTCTCAGCATTTGTGAGGGGCAGGAAAATACCTAGTTAAGTAGTTTTGGGAGAAGAAAGAGCCCCATAACAAGAAGTTACTACTTCTTTTGGCTTTACTGGTCTCCTAGAGAGCCTCAGTTAGTGTTGGTATCCAGATAACTAGAAGAATGCtaactatttctttatttgtagaTATGACCCTGAACACATTTGCAATGGTTCTGATAATACAGGGCGCTATGCTTATAATAAGCAGCCAGAAATTTGCAAGTGGAATCTAGGGAAGCTTGCTGAAGCTTTAGTTCCAGAGCTGCCTCTGGAAATAAGCGAACTCATCCTGGAAGAGGAATATGATGCAGAATTTGAGAAACATTATTTgcagaagatgaggaagaagcTAGGCCTAATTCAGCTGGAATTAGAAGATGATGATAAGCTGGTGTCTGAACTTCTTGAAACTATGCATCTCACAGGTTGGTAAGGAACACAGCAAGTTATTACTTAGTAGCCCATAAATATTTTAGTCAGaccaaaatgtaatttttatctTGACTATAAGAAAGGAGCCTTGTATGACTAACTACATCATCATctgaaagaagaacaaaacactAAAAGATTTCACAGTCTTCACAAGAAATTGTGAACTTCTTTTGAAGTTTGTGAAGTTCTTTTGAACTGTGTGACAGCTCATGCCTTGATGCAGGGCTCTGCCTATATCACGTCTGCACCCTCACTGAGTAAGAGGCAAGCAGAAGTTAGCTACTACATATTTTATCTGTCTGTCTAGACTAGCCACCCACATTGCTCTTAGAGGTTAGGGAAGGAATTTGTGGGAGATGTTTTTCTACGGTTTGTTAATTCCATTACTCatagaatttaatttttcaggtggggacttcacaaatattttctacttgCTGAGTTCATTCTTAGTAGATTTTGATCCTCAAAGATTGGAAGATTTCTTGGAGAAGCTAGCAAGTCAGTGTGCTTCCATGGAAGAATTAAAAGTTGCTTTTAAACCTCAGATGGATCCAAGGTAATTATTCAGTGTGTTGACTTCAGACTTCAATGCTTTTGGACGGTGATTTTAGTTTTGTCAGTATTATAATGAATTTTGCATACTCTGCAATATttaactgattttaaatttgGAAACTTCACTATGAAGTAGCTGCATCACGATATTCAGCAGCACAAACTTACGTGTGTTTTGTGGCTGATGAATTTTAGAAATCGGCTCTGGGCCTGAGACTGTCTGGATCGGTTttgtctttctctcctcctgccctgctccccttGCTGACAAAGCCAATGAGAGTGCCAGATGGTGAGGTGATACAGTAGTATTTTATAAGGAgatgaatttaaacaaaatctttcagGTGTTCTGCCAATGCAGTGTTAGCTAATAATTACTTTCAGTCACCAACATTCTGGGCTAAGTATAACTCAAATGCACACTCTGTACTCAGATACTGTTTGGTGCCATCCATGTCTCTTTTGATGGGCCAGATTGTCTAGCCCTGCTTCTGTGAGAATGGAAAACTAGTAAGTCTTGTTCAGCTGGTGTTTATATGGGgactgcatgcatttttttcactttctggaGCAGAACAAAGCAGGCAATGAACATGACAtctgaatttttcctttcttcttagCATTTTCccaaatggggaaaaaatgacagctTAGGTTATTTTGAGTTGGATATTTACTTCTTTCTGTTTAGGAAATGTTCCGTGAATGTAATGAACATACTGAATTCTTCAGTTCTTCTCTGTCTGCTGGTATCACACTTACAGTTTGGGTAGAGCAGGTAGCTGAGAAGATGGACTCATTCTGGCTGCTGCGGCATGAAATTTGTTTGTACCAGTTTGATATTGCATGAAGATGGCTGGCTGTAGTCATTTATCATTTTGAGTTATTATTGGGTATTTAAGTTTTAGCAATGATGCACTAAATTGAAAGGGGAAGAAACTAAGAAGGTTATAGATACtgcttatttaattaaatttcagatttcagctCCTTTGAAATTACAAATGTATATCAAGTAATGTGAAGACAGTTTGTGTGACTGAAAAATCAGAGCACCTAGCTTGTCTCAGTTTATATCAGGTTACATTTTACTACTTTTAGTAATGAGTTTGTCTGTTGGATTTTGAGATTGGGAATAATGTCTCTTCTCTCCTTTATTTATACATGcattcacagaaagaaaggaaaagatgcagATTATATTGTGATACCATGTAACTTACACTATTAGTGTTactgtgttttactttttgctATAGTGCAGTTAATTAGacgatttttatttttccccagtacAATGTGACGTTCAGAATATGGTGAAGCTGCTGTACAGCACCAGTCAATACAGCCTTATGTAAAATGATAAAATCTTAATCAAACACATGGCAAAAAAGCTTGGATGTTGTTAGGAATTTTCTACTACAGAATAGTTTCCATTCTATAATTTAGATTGATTAAagttgcttaaaataaaaaagaaaaactgtcttGTATGACTTAAGTGTCTTTTCCCTATGTCATTTTGGGGTTTTAGTATCAGTAAGATTAATGTTAGAGCTTTATTCCAAATGCTGTTACAGTATTAATGCCTAATTTATAAAAAGGTGTGTtagaaaaagaaccaaaaaaagtatttggtATTGTTTTGGAACCTAAGTAAGATCAAATTCAATATCCTGAATGCTGTATAAAAGTGCTGGAGATTTTTCAAACCATCTAGGTTGTTTTGAGAATTGTGCATCTAAACCCAGTTGGTAGTTCGGAATCTGAAAAGTCTAAAAGTCTGCACTTTATGCACCATAGAAATGTAAGTTGAACAGACTGCAAAAGGAAAGTAAACAATAAAGTGAGCAGAGGCTATTACAAATCTGTTTTGTAAATTATAAAGTACTGGTATTTATCCCCTTGACCGAAATCATAGGTTTTTTGTGAATGCTTTTGTTTACTTTGATTGCAAAAGATAAATCCAAGCTGCCTGTCAAGACCTAATATCTAATgtgtttgggtttctttttttcccccctcttgcTTCCAGACAACTATCAATGATGCTAATGTTGGCTCAGTCTAATCCTCAGTTGTTTGCATTAATTGGAACAAAAGctaatataaataaagaattagAGCGCATTGAACAATTCTCTAAACTGCAGCAGTTAACAGCAGCTGACTTACTCAGTAGAAATAAAAGACATTGGAAAGAATGGCTGGAGAAATACAGGTAAGGTGTATCGATATTCCTAAtagaatatttgttcttttcattcAAGAACAATATATCCACCATATTGAAATGACCCTTTCTTGAGAAGTACATGGGtgtaggaaagaaaatcaaagcctTTGACTTTTATTAATCTACTCAAAGATAAGTTCCACAGTGACACAGATACTTAAAGGACACTTGTGTATTTTATTCATTAGAGTTCGGAGGGGCAGCATTAATTAGCATTAAATCTGCTATTTAAAAGCACTTCCTGAATGTTGATTTTGAGTCTAGTAGACATTAATTTCAGATGTGAACTGATGCTGAGTAACTAGAACTGGCTGACCTCTAAgctttttaccatttttttccctgggaaaaaaaaaaaaatctgtgcattGTTATATAAAGCAAGTAAAAGTGTTTCTAGTCAAACAGTAACTGTAACAGAAGTCAAGGCCAGAAAAATAAGTCCCATTTGTTCTAATGTGCATTATGTGCTGAGAAGCCTAAAAACTCAGGACTGGCTGGATATTTGCTATAAAGAAAACCTCTTGTAGAGCATTAGTTATCTGTGCACAGGTTTTTGGTGCATGATCTGTTGTGCACTGTGCAGTCAGGGTGGATCTTAAACTCTGACTTTTTCAGAGATACACCAGGTGTGTGGCACTTGCTCAAGTACTATCAGATCTTCTGATAGGCTGTAATGCTGCTTTGAAGTGACATGGGAAatgttgttttgtattttattgttacACTGGATTTTATATATTGAAAAGATCCTAGGTTATGTAATTTCTGTATTGAGATCCTTAGTTTGCAGCTTTTAATAGTTAAAGAAAATAGGGCAATTTTTACATGTGATTCTTGaaccaaacaaaaatgatttatttgtttattttcagagtccgtttacaaaaagaaatagaaaacgTTAGCAATGCTGATGTCTGGAATACCAGTCGTGTGAAGGTTATGAATTCAAATAATCCAAAATACATCTTGAGAAATTATATTGCCCAGAATGCCATAGAAGCAGCTGAAAATGGCGATTTCTCAGAGGTATGATATTACTATATACCATCTTCATATGTTTGTGTGGATGTGAAGTGGTATTTCTGATGATTTGACATTATGCTAAAGGAACTTGAAACACAGGCGAGATTCATTATGGCATGTTAGGCAGTAAGGCATTTGGGAATTTACTATTACGAAGGCTTGTATTATTTTTGAGTTAGCTATGGTTTTAATGACTGCAGAACAAGGAAGGAGGctgaaaatttgaatttgaactTCACTAGCTTTTGCAGGCTGATCCTAGAACAAGACATTTAGCCTTGTTTTTATGTCTTTCACACCTTCAATTCTGTATTTGTATCGGGAGACTGTTGGGGGTTAATTTgtacttgtttctttctgtgacAAATGGTGTCTTTAGTAATGGCTTTTACCTGTGGAGTTCAGTGTGCAGATTGTTACGTGCAGGATGCAGATGCATTAAtgtatttcaagaaaagcaaCGTAAGAATTTGTATTTATGACTTGCAATTGAAGTTATTTGAACTTGAGtttcatgcaaataaaattcTACCCGTTATGATTTTAGAATTTTCAGCTTGCTTGGTACATATACTATACTGCTCATTTATTTTGGCTCTCTATTCCTCTGGAGTTTGTGTACTGATTACAATAAACTCAAATCATTATTTAGTTTAAGGTTTTCTACATTGTTTACTTTCTAAATTCTCATAACCATGCTATGTTTTCTCTCTAGGTAAGAAATGTATTGAAACTTCTAGAGAATCCATTCcaagaaacagaaggtttcAGGGAGgtaaaggaagaagcagaagagggaacaattgctgcagcagctgcttgtgCTCAAGTGACCAGAAGTAGACTACCATATTGCAGTAAACCTCCACTCTGGGCTTCAGAGCTCTGTGTTACATGATCTTCGTAACtgccttgttttattttttgctgtaaaCTGAGGATTCTAATCCTTCTTCAGCAGTGAAGAATTCAGCAAGGCAAACATGAAAGTGCTATGAAGTTACTGAAAACAACCCTACATTTGGATGTATGTGCAACAGTCTTCAGCTGTGCATAATTTGAAGCAATCATGGATCATGTGTTTAATTAAACCAATGACAATTGGCAGGCCATATACatcattaatttaaatgatCAGAGACTGAAACTTCTCTGTATTCATACTACACTGCAAGTAGAAAGCAATATTTTATGTTGAAGCACACAGAACTTTGAATATCCAAATGGAGTTGTTCTTAAGTGAAGACAAAAATAGCAAGTCAGGAATCTGATCTGTTTTTGTCCGATGTCTTAACTAATAGTACTTCTACcatttatttactgcttttcctaTGCAGGGACTTCTGATCCTCTTTAATGGAGGAATAGGTTCAGTGTTGCTTTTTTGAAGCTATGTCTCATTTAATTATGTAGTTCATTTCTTGTGAACCTTCAAGATGATATTTAATCATTATCTATTTCTAGAGAATTTGTGCAGGCTAGGGTTTGGGGGGGAAcaagcaaatcttttttttttttttttttttaataaaagagcAGAATTAAGGGAGAGTATTTATTTGCACTTGAAAATCATGGTGGAAAAGTTTATTCAGGTTCAGTATGTTTGCATATAATATGCACATGTACAAATACTTGCAAAAAATCATGGCTACAGTTTATGAGCTAGTTGATACAATCAAGGTCAGTTAGCCAAATTAGCTTAAACCCCGTAAACTACCCAGTACCAAATACAGGTTCATTGGCTATTTTACTTGTATATTCTTAACATAGTATGTTAAGCATGTAGGTGAGGAACCTGTTTCTTCACACTAGTCAGTGGGACTTTTCCATTCCCACTTTGGTCTTCTACCAGTTATTTTCATTCCATAGTCTTCAAAAAATTCTACTCTGAATGTTGTGATTCAGGAGAAGTTTATTTGAGCTTGTGTAAAGGATTTTCTGCTTGTtaattttatgctgttttgttttgagacTGTTCAAATATTTGAGGTAGTTAGGGAGAAGTTGAAAACTTAGTATCAACTTACTTTTAATAGCAGAAGGTTCCCTCTTGCTAAAGCCATCTGAAGTAGGTATGAATATAGAAATTGAACAGAGAATTGTTTTGCTTAAAACTTGATTAGCATGACTATTACAGGAGAATGGAGCAATGCAAGTTGAGTAAGTGTAAACATTTGAGAAAGGAAGGTGCTTATTTTAAAGTTGATAAAATAAGACTTTTATTAATAACTTTGTGCTTGAAGCTTTCTCTTGTTTCTGGTCAGCTCAGATCATTGCAGAGGTCTCTAAGAATATGAAACTTTCCTATTTAGGCACAGTAGTCAGTTACTTGCTCAGAAATTAACCCATTGCTGTATTTtatatctgctttattttcttgtgtcTAACTTAATCAGTAAAATTGACCTTCTATACCTGACAGAAGGTATACCTGATACTTCAAAGTAACTTGCTAAAAATTTTATCCTTAATGGCTGTTATTACTATAATCTCTCTTAAGCATTTCTCACTTACATAGCTTGCCTATAGAATTAATGGGAAACCATCGGATTGCCAGGAACAGACTTCTACAGttgctgtctcttttctttcttttaaagaaggcAGAATAACACTAAATGTCTATATTACAAGCAATTTCTGCTCTAATTGTCAGAATCTCTGATCATACTGAGAGATGTTGGTTGCTATTATTGCCATCTCAGTTAAAAGGGGAAAATTGATCTTTTATGAACCTCTTTGTAGAAGGAACTGTTACTGGTACAGACatctgaagacttttttttaaaaaaaaagtgtgactTCATGCAaagatttcacttttttccaAAGAGACCGCTGTCTTACACTGTGAgtttaagtgtattttaaattcttcgtcctcctcacgttcagatGCAGGTTTGGTATTAACTCAGGTTGAATTGTTCTAAGTCTTCCTCAAAATAcaaactatggaaaaaaaaacagaatggtTGAGCTACTGTTTATCTGTCTGCATTAATAATCCATTTGTCCTGGTTGCTACCACAATAAATAATAGCTGATGCCTTGAATAGGAACATTCAATCTGTCTTGCATTTTGACCTAGAGAAAGTGATGCTAAATAGTGTTGTGACAGATTGGAATCTGTGACAAACATGATGTTTCCTGTGACACTTCTGAGTTttctacagagaaggagaattAAGCTGTTTACCTAGTCCATGAAAGAATGGAACAGTTGAAAGAGGAAGTACCATTAAGTGAGCGGAGGTAGGTAATACTAGCTGATACAGCTGGTTTCCTTATAGGAATAATCCATTTTTGTAAGTGTTTCAAACTGCTGAAAAGACTGCCAACAGGGGTTATGGTCTCTCTGAACATGAGGATACTGAAACCAAACAATTTAATGGAAGTTTTAACAAAGTCATTGCTTGGTTAAAAGGACTTAAAAGAGAAACAGGGAAGGGAAATAGGCTGTCAAGATGAAAGATGATTCAAACATACTTCTGATTGATTGAAATTTTCAGAATCTCTAGTCTTGTGCTGTCTCTAGTCTAGAaggaattggggggggggggagttgctCCAAGCTGATCAACATTACTCTGTgctgttcttctgtttctgtataTATCTATTCTTGGAGACAGACAGAAAGGAACAGTGTTCTGGAGGATCTCTGTCAGCAGGCTTTCTGCTTAACAGAACGACCTAAAAAGTAATAATCTTACCTGATACAGCTTACATGATACCTAAGAGATCAAGTGTCTGAACCAGCATTCTGATAATTTAGTTCTTTTAATGGCACTTGATTAGATCTCTATTAAAATGGTATAGAGAATGGTATTACGGCAGTGGGTTTGGACATGGTAGATCTTGAATTAAATGCCAAATGATTTTTGCATAAAGATGCAAATTGTTTTATATctagaaagtatttaaaagccTACAGAGTCAGAGCTTTAAAATCTGTGATAATTTTTGTGcctgaattttaatttatcaCTATATGCATCTTTGGCTGGATTGGAAGTATAATCTTATGTGGGGTCAGCTTCTTGTGTCTCTGCAGCATATGCTACAGTTTGGCTCTAGATTAATGGTCATTGCCATAAGGCAGCTTGTATAGAGAACAGATACATTCCAACATTACTGTTTTTGTCATTGTTTCACATAAAGGTAGATAGTTGCTGGTGAGAATAGAAGACTCAAAAATTTAGTGTTGCTTTTTATGGGAGTAGAgtagggagaggaagaaattgCTGATTGAACTGTGCattttggggttgttttttgtgtgtgtttttttaatatgcaaagaTGACATAATGCTTCATCTTGTTGGCTAGCAAGCTTGTCgcctctatttttaaaaaagcacccATGTCAGTTCTTTTGATGCTGTATTCAATGCAGTGTTTAAGATGGCCCATTTAACAGTGTATCAATGTTGTCTTGTTTACAACAGATGAGAGAATATAATGTTAAGCTGATGGGGAGAAAGATACTTCAAAATAACTTGCTAACAATTTTATCCTCAAATGGGAAATCAAATGTAAGAGTGAATACTGACTGAAAATGTGAGGTATGTATCCTGCTAAGTGCATACTCTGCTTACATGTAGATCAAGTGCAGAAGGTCTAACAATGCTTGTACTATGAATGGAGACCTTTAACTTGACTGCCTTGAGGCACCACTTAATAAAGCTGTACTACCAATACAGACAGTAAGTATGTTCACAGACTGGTAGAAGTTTAGGAAGGTATTCACACAATTTGACTCTGCTGtaccttttcttccctcttaaTTGTTTCAGCTTTCATGGCACTGAAGCACTTGTTTTTTTCAAGGTATGCAATAATACTGATACTTTAGTATTTGAAGGACAATAATCATTGGAAGCCGAATGGAATAACTGTACTCTTCTGGCATCCTCATTTCAGAAGGTGGATAGTCGTTTCACAGCACTATCATTGCTGCTGATgatgagtttttcttttcttgttcctgGAGCACTGTGCAAGTAGGTGGTTCAGGACTATTAGACTAAATTTAGTTAAGAAATTGGTCTCTTGGTTCAGATCAtcaaagaaaagggaataaaacATACAACTTTGGGGATTCCAAATACTTGAATTATAAATTGTTTCCTGATTTTACAACTTGTATTTGCAACAGATAAAACTGGAAATACTACTTGTTATTGATCAAATATTCTGCTTGTATAAAACTCAATGGACTTGTACTTAAAATGAATTGGTAATGCTCAACATAAGCAGTTTTCTATGGAAACATTTTGGTCAGACTTCTTAGTCCTGTGAGTATACAGACTGAATTACCATTGCATAAATGCAGGTTGTACTcatattataaaaacaaaatgagaagttCTTAGAGACATGTCTCTGGATAGTCTCATATAGCATGACTTTGTAAGATTTCACCATAGCTCTTGTGTTTTGTGAGCATGTAGATTCACAATTGCCTAAATGTTTTACCATCAAACCTCattttggaatgtttttttcaaactgtaaatgctactttcttttgatttaaaaaaatcaaaaatgcaaCTTTAGTATCTGTATCcatgccttttattttctaaatgagtTTTGCTGTGTTTACCATACTGTTTAGATGACTTTGCTTTAGAAGCATTAGCTCTGTTTATTAAACTACAGATTAGACATTAGACTACCAGATCACCTCATGAAAGCCTGACTatttttgcagggttttttgAGAAGCAGATTGTCACAAGTGTACTCTCCTGCCTCCATAGTAATTTTGGCAGTAGCCTTGGAGCATGGTGAGGATCTCCGCCTTTTCAAAGAGAAACCTCCCTCTTTCAGTGTAGGTCTTACGCCAAGTAACTAAGACACCTCTTTAATCCTAAGGGAataataagaaggaaaaataatatgaacAGATACAGGATGAGCTTTAAACTCTGCTCACAGAAATACTCCTTTAGGTTGAAGGTGAAgatgtattttgtttgaatGTTAAGTTCAAATAAACTGGATAGACTGGTTTATGCAGTTTAAATCACTTTTCAAAGACTAAGTAATACAGAGAATAGGACTCTTCAGGGAGTAAAACCTCTGGAATAGAATACTTTGGATGAGATGGATGACCTGGCCTGTGGTCAAACTACACATGATGAAATAAAGTGTTGGGATTAAGCAGTCTGTTAAGTAGCTCTGTGCTTCTTGTTACTTTTCAAGTCAGTCAGACAGTAAAGAGGGGATTTCCCTGCAAGCTGAGAGGCTAGTTTATTGGTGAAGTTCACTTCTGATTTACTACAGAGCCAAGGAATTTAGGTAGTCCTATGCTTGGCTTTAAGCCAAAACCTAATCTTTACTGTTACATCAGATATTTTAACAGATCACTTGAAGCTGGATTGTTACGCTGTCCTTGAGCAAAGCTTTGATTCCTTTTTCCTTGGTAATGTTGAcaagggaagcagagaaaagcaagagaagcaagTTTGATGTGAAAGGTAATACTTGGCCTGGCAGCCAGATCATCAGCTGTGTGCAACTGTTACGAGGCTTGGTATTGTTTGTAGTCACAAATTGGTTCTGGACAGTGTGGCACAGCTTTTATGTGATCCAAGACTGTACACATGGGTGTGCAAGAAGAGCCTGAGAGGTTTAGGTTTGTCTGGCCTTATGGAGAGAAGGCTAAAGGGAAACATTTTGCCCCTTAAAACTACTACTAGGAGAGTGCAGTGACA encodes:
- the SELENOO gene encoding protein adenylyltransferase SelO, mitochondrial, whose product is MAAALRSGRRFFQPLGLGYPGWLGSLGAAMQQPPAPAARLGSPERGAAAAGGGGWLEALRFDNLALRSLPVDACEDSAPRPVPGACFCRVRPSPVQNPRLVAMSLPALALLGLEAAPSAAEQEALEAEAALYFSGNRLLPGSEPAAHCYCGHQFGSFAGQLGDGAAMYLGEVLGPRGERWEIQLKGAGLTPFSRQADGRKVLRSSIREFLCSEAMFHLGIPTTRAGTCVTSDSKVVRDIFYDGNPKNERCTIVLRIASTFIRFGSFEIFKPNDEHTGRKGPSVNRNDIRIQLLDYVIGTFYPEIQEAYSDNSIQRNAAFFKEITKRTARLVAEWQCVGFCHGVLNTDNMSIVGLTIDYGPFGFMDRYDPEHICNGSDNTGRYAYNKQPEICKWNLGKLAEALVPELPLEISELILEEEYDAEFEKHYLQKMRKKLGLIQLELEDDDKLVSELLETMHLTGGDFTNIFYLLSSFLVDFDPQRLEDFLEKLASQCASMEELKVAFKPQMDPRQLSMMLMLAQSNPQLFALIGTKANINKELERIEQFSKLQQLTAADLLSRNKRHWKEWLEKYRVRLQKEIENVSNADVWNTSRVKVMNSNNPKYILRNYIAQNAIEAAENGDFSEVRNVLKLLENPFQETEGFREVKEEAEEGTIAAAAACAQVTRSRLPYCSKPPLWASELCVTUSS